A stretch of Allostreptomyces psammosilenae DNA encodes these proteins:
- a CDS encoding GntR family transcriptional regulator, with protein MGTEAGHGLVDITGLERDRPLLGRTSTAERVADILRTRVAEGFFPPGSRLSEDSIGGALGVSRNTLREAFRLLTRERLLVHELNRGVFVRVHAVEDVVDIYRVRRLVECAAVRGLGAPPFPLQAAAEAVAEGERAAEREDWRALGTANIHFHQAVAALAGSPRTDELMRGVLAELRLVFHAMQDARRFHEPYLTRNREILRSLQEGDTDRAERLLAAYLEDSERQISAAYAQRIASA; from the coding sequence GTGGGCACCGAGGCCGGCCACGGGCTCGTCGACATCACCGGGCTGGAGCGGGACCGGCCGCTGCTCGGCCGCACCAGCACGGCGGAGCGCGTCGCGGACATCCTGCGCACCCGCGTCGCCGAGGGGTTCTTCCCGCCCGGGAGCAGGCTGTCCGAGGACAGCATCGGCGGCGCCCTGGGCGTCTCCCGCAACACCCTGCGGGAGGCCTTCCGGCTGCTCACCCGGGAACGGCTGCTGGTCCACGAGCTCAACCGGGGCGTCTTCGTCCGGGTGCACGCCGTCGAGGACGTGGTGGACATCTACCGGGTGCGCAGGCTGGTCGAGTGCGCCGCGGTGCGCGGTCTGGGCGCGCCGCCCTTCCCGCTCCAGGCCGCGGCCGAGGCGGTGGCCGAGGGTGAGCGGGCGGCCGAGCGCGAGGACTGGCGGGCGCTCGGCACCGCGAACATCCACTTCCACCAGGCGGTGGCCGCGCTGGCGGGCAGCCCCCGCACCGACGAGCTGATGCGCGGCGTGCTCGCGGAACTCCGGCTGGTCTTCCACGCGATGCAGGACGCGCGCCGCTTCCACGAGCCGTACCTGACGCGCAACCGGGAGATCCTGCGCAGCCTCCAGGAGGGCGACACCGACCGCGCGGAGCGTCTGCTCGCCGCCTACCTGGAGGACTCCGAGCGGCAGATCTCCGCGGCCTACGCC